The following DNA comes from Moritella sp. 24.
CAGCGCGCTAAAAATGCACCGATACCCATCGCTACAATCATGGTGCCAATCATCGCATAAATGGCGCTTTCAACAGAACCTAATACCCTACCCGCATAATGCGACAGCAAGTATTCGTAAATCAAACCGCACCCTGCAAGTACAATCATGACTGAAATTAATAATACATCGTGAAACAACAATGTACGTTTACGATCCTGTGCCTGCTTTGTTTTATTATCACTATTTACAACTGAGTGTGTCACGCAATGCCTTATTGGATTTTAATTGATGTTTAGCGGATTAAGCCAAGGGTTAAAACTTAAAAAGCCCAAACTCAAACACACTATCAGCATGACGAATACTGAGTAACGTAATTGAATTTGAGCATATCTATTATTTAACGATGAAACCTATTACTTAGTAATGCGAGCTGTACTTTAATAAGTCATTAGCTACCAAGTAATGTTGCCATTGTTAAGCCGACTGAAAACGACACGGTTGCAGAAATAACAGCAACACCAATGTTCTTTTGACGAATAACCTCATCCGCAATATCCACACCAGAGAGAATCACTTTGATGGTGATTAATTGTAGAATCGAAAAGATAATCACACTGATAACAGCAAAGAATGCCCAATACATCAGACTTAAACCAATGTTATCGGCAGCATACGGAGCAAGACCCGTCGCAGCAGTGATAGCCAGACCTGAACCAACAAGGAAACCAGCATAGCGAATACCAACAGCAAGGTTATCATCTAAGATAAGCTGTTGTAGACAATCGCCTGTACGTTTAAATAAGCGCACGCGGTATTTACTGACCAATAACATAATGACGTTTGCCACAACAAATGCCGCTATCACAACAGGTAATCCATGCCAGCCTTCCGTTAATACCCAAATCAACGCAGAACGTACAACGATAGCAACAGTCACAACATGACCAAAATCAACAAAGGCAGCTGTCACATTGCCTTTCACAATTTCATCATGCAGACTGACTTTTTGTAATGTCACTTTATCTTGGAAAAAATGACCAGCTTTAATTAAGGCGATAGCTAATAAACCATAACCAGTCATCTGTGTTGCTTCTTCAAATAATGAATCAGCAAAATCGCCACTTGTCACACCCGTTAATACGATAGCAAGTCCTGCTAAGCCTGCGGCAAAGCTGATACCAAAAGCAAAGTTATCGCGTTTTGCAATCTCATCATTGGCATGCAGGTTTGATACCCAGCCTTTAATCATTTTTAAACTAACGAATAAAGCAATAATGATAATAAAATCAATAATCAGTGCTTGTGTCGTCCACATAGTCAATCCATCAAACTCGTACATACTTAACTCTCCATAACTGTTCTATCTGTTTACTCACGGTCATCTTTTATTACGGTTTTTTTATTTACCGCGACTGACACCACGTGATGTACGACTGCCACTATTACGGAATGACCCCGTATTGCTTGTGGCCTTGTTACTCGCTGGTTTATTGCTACTCGTGAACGACTTTTTCGGTTTCGCATAACTACTCACCGTTTTAGTCGGGGTGTAACTAGATCGGCTTAAACCCGCAGACCCAGTACGTTTCTTCGCATAAGGCGAGCTAAACGATTGGCCTTTACGTTGGAACGATTTACGCGTTCGCGTTTCAACAGCAGCTTGCTGAACACTTTGTTTAGGGCTGGTATAACGCGAACGTCCATAATCGCTATAATAGCTATAACGACGGTTACGACTCCAGTTTGAATACTCAACACGATTCGTTAAATCACCAAACATACGGTACATGCCGTACCATTGCCAAAAGCTGGTGCCACCACTACCCGATTGCCAGCCACCATAGTTTGGATTACCAACCATTTGGCTACCAGCGCCATAGTCTGTACCATCACCACCGCTTTTTTCTGCCATTTGGCTAATCGCACCGACACGCGCCAGTTGACCATCAGACATATCAGCTAATACATTGATCGGATCGGTTAACGCATCATTAAACAAGCTAAGCTTAGCGGCTTCTTGGATACGAGTTATTTCATCAAGTAACGCATTTGCATTCTCTAATGTTACCGTTTCAGATTGAACATCACCCAAACGCATCGTCAGGTTTTGATATAATGGTCCCTGTCGGGTTGCATCTTCAGCAATCAGGTTCGCGATACGTGTTAATTCTGGTTTTTGCTGTTTTAAAACAGCGGCATACTCGGCCAGTAACCGTGCATTACGTACACTACCTCGTTCAATGGCTTGGCCTAGCCTATCGATATCACCCTGTGTTTTAGTGATCCCTTGCGTTATTGTAACTTGAGTTTGCTCTAATTTTGATTCACAGCCAGCTAACAGCTGTAAAATAAATAACAGACTTATTAACTTCCATGGTTTAATCATTGACATAAATGGCCACCTATCTTGCCTGCCGACTCTAATATAATCGCGCCATACCTTGTACGGACATCGATTTTCACTTCGTATTCTGGCGCTATAACACCCTGTTACTTTACGTTTTAAGCATCAAAAAATCAATTAGTTATCATGTTGGAAATTATCTATTTTGTAAGCGATTATAATCTAACAAGCCCGCATTAATAGGCTGTAATTGTTGGTTTAGCGCTTGAATCATATCGCTGTGTTGCCAGAATCGAGGATCTGAACGCCTTACGCCATAATTGTCTAACCAAGCAGCATAATCATCAGCCGTTCTCATCGCCGCTAAATGTGCCACAAATGTCGGTAACTTGTCAGCTTCAACCGTTAAATACACACTTGGGTAATCACCAATAATGCCACTCACCACAGTTAGCGTATCTTCAGCTGGTAATAAGTTTGACTCCTCATCCAGTAAACTCGACATATTACTGTGGGCAACATTTTTCAATAATGTATAAACACGCTTTTTACTGCCATCATTAACGAGTAATACCGAGATCTCTGGCAATTGGTTAATTGGAGCCCCCTCAAGCGCGGTTAATACCCGCATCAATGCGGTTTCTTTACTTGGCGTGCCCGGTTGAAGCAACGCATATTGACTCGGTAATACTTTAGCCAAGCGCTGCTCTAATAGGCCAAATAGTTCCGTTTTATGATCTTTTGTTTTGTAATTAATATCCGTATCTTTCGCCACAAAATGATCATTATCTTCTAAGTATTCTTTTAGGTTAATGCCTTCATCACGGTACCAGTAATCATGTTCTTTTTGACGGCTTTCTTTAGGCAGCAGATTTAAAAAGTTAAACTCCGCTTCCATACGTAAAAAGTCCATATATAAACGCGTATTCAGCTGATGACCGACATTACCATATACATCAAAACCAGCGACTAACAAATAGTGAATGCGTTCAAGTAGTGGATAGTCAATTAACCACGCTGTTTTAGGCTGCTGACCGACTAACCCTTTAACGACCGTCGCACTATCAAAATGACGGAAAATAGTCAGAGCCGCATTATCATTGCCCTTTTTATCTTGGTTAGCTTTTGTTAGATTTCGGCCATCCCAAATCAAATGTAAATCAAGCAATGAATCCTGTTCAAATAATTCATTCACCTTCTGCTGTTTGGCATCTAAATAGTTATTTTGTGCTTGCGAATATTGGAACCAGTTAACCACTAAACCAGCGTCACTTTCAGACTCTGCTGGTAGGCGTAAATGTGCCTTTTGCTGAGACAAGAAGTTGTCACTATTAAGTCCAGCTTGTGCCTCGCGTGCGACAAAAAATACCCAAAAATGATCGTCAATCACATTCACCGCTATCTGACCACGACACACAGGCCCTTTAATAAAGCCCATAATGGTATTTTGAGCCTCTTGTAGCATGAACTTATAACGAGACTGTGGTGGAATCGCTTCAAACGTGATGAAAGGATTTGAGGCGACCTCCGCTTTGTAGCTTGGGAAATGAGTTACGTTATAGTTAGGCTGATAAAATATCTCTTCAAATGTCGACATACGAGCGGTATTAAGCGCATAAGGTAAATGCGTTTTAGCTAAAATAGTTTCACGTTCACGCTGTAAACGGTAATACACACGGTCAACCTTAGGGTCGTCATAAGGTCGACGAGTGGCAATAATATCAATGGGCTGACCGGGAGGCGTTTTAGAACGGACAAGCTTAAAGTAGTCCATATCTAACTGAGTAGAATACGCTGCATCTAACTCACTAAAATACATATGGGATAAAAACAAATGTTCATAGATATAACGAGAGACTAGCTGGTTCTTGAGTGATGGTTGATTTAACCACGTTTCCCAATACGTGATTTGAGCAAGAATATCTTCAGATAACGCAGGTAATGGCGACATCTTTGCGCCCTTCGTTAACCATGACGATAATAATGAAAACTCATCATTGTTTAATGCCGGTAAACCATAAGGCATCCCGCCTGTTGGGTGTTTTAATTCATATTCATCAAATTCGTTAATCGTACTGCATTGCTGTTCTCGGTTAAGTGAAAAATCATAACTGTCAGGCAATACCTTACCCGAGACAGCTTGACCGCTTAACGCATCTCGCTGTTTTAGCACCAATGAGCGATACAGTACACTTGCCATTAGGTTTGCTTCTTCAACTTGTTTTCGCTCATTTAAAACAGATGTAAAACCTTTTTCACGCCACGCTTGTATTGACGTTGCGTCATCATATAACCGCGTAGGAAGTACAGATCGTAATCGAGAACCACTGTGAACCAATGCTTTACTTAATCCACGGTCAATTCCCTCTGGAGAGGTGAGTTTTAGCTGACAAGGCGCATCATAACAACCGTGACAAACAACACAGCGCTGATTTAACAAGGGTTGTACATCATTAAGGTAAGTTGACGCTTGTGAACTTAAAGGAGGAACAATTCGGTCCTGAACCTCTTCAGCACCATACATCACATCATAGTTTACAACGAGCACGCCCGCGCAACCTGACAGCAGCATAAACAAAATAAAAAAGACAGAACGAGACATTAGCATCCTTTCACAGTCAGTACTTAATTAAAAACGTAAAACACTAAGTGCTTTATAACAAAAGACTGATCATGATATACCGAGCCAAGTTACAAATACAAGTTGAGGCTCGACTAGCCTATTCAGCGACCAGCATAAAATATACCGCCAACTTATGTATTATGGTTAATCAGCGCCCATTTCCCCACGATAAATTAATTTTATTGTAAGAAGTTGTCAGCGAAAAGTCGGTATAAAGGTATTTATCAAACTAAATAGTACAATTAATCATAATAAAGTACTTAAATATGCTAAAAATTCGCATTAAAAATAACACATATTGTGACAACGATTCCCATACCAATTACGGATAGGTTACATAGTTTTAAATATGTTTATAATCCACCAAACTATTTAGTGCGGACAGACCGACACTCTACATTAAACTATCCAAGGTAGGACAAATGCCTAAAACTAGAATATTAATTGTCGAAGATGACCACGAAATTGCCCGATTAACTGCAATGTATTTAAACAGTGAAGGCTATGAAACGAAAGTTATCAATGATGGTGCGATAGCATTAAGTACCATCAAGCAATACCAACCTAACCTGCTCATTTTAGATTTAATGCTGCCAGGATTATCTGGCATGGAGATTTGTGCGCAAGCGAGAAATTTTTTCAAAGAACCTATTCTCGTATTAACAGCTTGTGATGATGAACTAAGCGAAGTGAGCTTGCTCAAGTTGGGCGCTGATGATTACCTGACAAAACCTGTGCGCCCACATATTATGGCAGCACGCATTACAGCATTATTACGTCGCACAACAAGACACCAAAAAAGTAGATATAACACAATAGAACTCAAACGCCTTAAAATAGACCCAAGAAGACAGCGTGTTGAATTTAGAGGAAAGGCCTTAGAGCTCACCGACTCTGAATATGATCTATTATTATTATTAACCAAAAATGTTGGGCAAATCATTTCTCGAGAAGAATGCTGTCAGCAGCTACGTGGTATCGACCATGATTTTTCGGATCGTTCTATTGATATGCGAATTTCAGGCTTGCGTAAAAAGCTCAATATTGATTGTTCTACCCAACAAATAATCAAAACAGTGCGTAATAAAGGCTATATGCTAATCAATGAATAATCGTATCACCTCACTATTTTCGCATATTTATATATGCATAGTGATCGCCATCTGCGCTTGTATTTTATTAACCGTGTGGTTAATGAATATATTTGCCTATCAAAAAGATACTGAGCATTTTTATACCAACACGATGCAAGTTTATCGAGAGCTAGAGTCTCAGCGTAATAGTGTGTCAATGAGTGCTGATGATTTTTATCAGCGCGCTGAAATAGATTTATATAACTACAATATTGAAAAAATAACGTTATTAAAAAGCCTATCTCCTTGCCAGAAATGTGAATATATAAAGACGATGAATAAAGTCGATATTTACATGCAAGAGAGTAACGAATACTTAGCGGTATACCGACTCAGTAACGCAATTGCAGCGATCACGATCAGTGAAGATCTTTATGATGCAAATGTCGAAAAAGGTGTGGGTGATGATATCATCTTACTTGGTACCTTTGCTTTCATGTTATTTCTTATCGCGTTAAACCTCTATCGACCGATTCGTAAGTTACAATTACAGATAAATCATTTAGTTGCCATCAATCATACCTTCGGTAATGGCGATTTAACTGCGCGCGTTGATATTAAGACAACCCCTTTACTTCATGATTTATCAACGAGCTTTAATGCGATGGCAAAAGCGATTACCGAACGTGTTGATGAAGGTGCTATATTCGCGCAAGCCTTACCCCATGAGGTAAGAACACCGCTTAGCCGAATACAACTCGCAGTGGGTCTATTAAAGCAGGATCTAAAACAAAAGAAACACACCGATTTACTTGATAGTATTGATGATTATGTAGATGACATGGTTGAGTTATCGGAACAAATAACCACATTTTCACGCGTAAGTTCTAAACACTCTTGTTGTAATGAAGACGAGCAATCAATTGAATTAGCTCACTTCATTCATTCAAGAATAATGCTCTATGATACGCACAGTAATATCAATATAAGCTTCCACGCTGAAGACGAATCCACGATTCAAAGCAGCCCAATGTGTTTACGTTTAGCCTTTGATAACTTACTAAAAAATATGTTAAATCACGCTAGTTCTCACGTTGAAGTCAACGTCATTCAACTTGCTAAAACCATTAAAATCACCGTGGAAGATGACGGTCCCGGTATACCGCCAGAAAACTATCACCAGATTTTCATTCCTTTTGCGCGTTTAGATAAAAGCCGCAGCCGTAAAACCGGTGGTTTAGGCCTCGGCTTACCCATTGCCAAAAGCGCATCAAAACGCTTAGGCGGGCGAATTATCGTATCAAAAAGCAAACTAGGAGGGGCTAAGTTCACACTCATCATTCCCACCCAGGCGAAAAAACAAGGACTCATATAGGCGATTAATTGGTATAACGGCTTAACACTTTATCCACTGATTTTTTTGGTGTTTTAGCGATCTTTTGCACCAAGGTAAACGGGACAATCGCTAAGTTACAACGAGACTTTATTTCATCTAACATGACTAACCAAAGCTTAGTCGTCATTTCAGAATCAAATAAAGCCCGGTGAAACCCACCCTCTGAAGGTATATTGGTGTACTTAATCAGTTCACCTAATTTGTGGCTGGGCGCATCTTGAAGTATGCGCCTTGCCACCAGCAATGAACAACTGAATTCACCGTCATAGTGTCGATCAATACGCGTCAGTTCAGCATCTAAAAAACGTTTATCAAATGACGCATTATGCGCGACCAAATTATAACCTTGAATAAAGTCAGCAAAACGGTGCATTACTTCTTCGCAAGGTGCAGCATCTTCTAACATGCTATTGGTAATGCCCGTATAATTGGCAATAAAACCACTCACTCGTCTACCCGGGTGCATCAACTCTTGAAAACGTCCTGTGATCTCACCATTTTCGATTTTTACTGCACCGATCTCAATTGCACGATCACCCATGTCAGGTGATAGTCCTGTTGTCTCGAAATCCAGTATAATAAGGGTATCAGCATTCGCTATCATTCAAACTTTCTCTCTTCTTTATTGCTTACAAGCTGGCAGGAAATATAAAACCGTATGCTAACACAACCGATCTAAGTCTACACTAAGGGTAATAGCTGTTTTATAAGAGGGAACTGTATGTCGATAAAACCTCTAAGTTGTAGCCAGTTATATCGTGCTTCAACACTGTCAGAACTTTCCGAAAACTGTAAATCCACCAAACATCTACAGCCGTTAGATCAAATCATTGGTCAAGATCGGGCCCAACAAGCCGTCGAATTTGCCATGTCGATCAAAGAAAAAGGCTATAACATTTATGCGCTTGGTAATAATGGTTTAGGTAAACGAACCATGGTATTGCGGTATTTAAATCGCCACGAGCCCAACGGTCATCACAGTAATTTAAATTGTAGTCTCAATAATAGCGCTGTCTTTGATTGGTGTTATGTCGTTAATTTTGATAATGCACGCCACCCCAAAGTATTGAAACTCCCCGCAGGACAAGGACAGCAATTCAAAAAGGATGTAGAAAACTTAATCCATCGTTTAGTCAAAGCCTTACCCATGGCATTTGATAATGAAATCTATTTTGCCCGCTCCGACAAACTAAAAAATCAGCTGGAAGAAAAACAAGAAGCGGTGTTACAAAACCTCACTAAGTTAGCACAGCAACATAGCATTAGCCTGACTCTGACAGCCCAAGGAGATTATCAACTCACCGCAGTCGATGCCAAGGGTGAAGCTTATACAGAAGAAGGGTTCGACCAATTAAGCGACAAAGAAAGGAAGCACTTTGAAACAAACATCAGCGAGTTAGAAAGTAAACTACGAGACATCATCCGCCAATTAACAGTTTGGGAAGAAGAGTTTAGCGATAAACTTCAAAAATTAGATGAACAAATCGCTCTTGAAGTATTAGTGCATTGCACCACAACATTAAAAGATAAATACAACCAACAGCCAGAAATAAAAGCACACCTGAGTGCGATGAATAAAGACATACTCACCAATCTTGAAATATTTATAGAAAGCAGTGACGATGATATTTCCTTAGCTTATGCAGCATTAGACAAAAAAATGCCACGCCGGTATCAAGTTAACGTATTAGTGAGTCAAAAAACAGATGGCTTCCCTATCGTGGTAGAAGAAAGTCCCAATTATCATACTATCTTTGGCTATATTGAAAATGCGACATTTAAAGGCACTGTTTTTACCGATGCATCATTGATCCGCAGTGGTAGCTTGCACAAAGCAAACGGTGGTGTATTAATGATGGATGCAGTCAAAGTACTCGAAAGGCCCTATGTTTGGGACGGGTTAAAGCGGGCATTACGCGCCAACAAATTGAATTTAAGCTCACTAGAACGAGAAGTCAGTTTATCAGGCACTATCTCATTAGATCCTGAACCAATCCCTCTGTCTGTTAAGATTATTTTATTCGGAGACTATCAAACTTACCGCCTTTTACAGCAATATGATCCCGAATTTAAAGAGCTATTTCGTGTCACTGCAGACTTTGAAGATGTCATGCCCAGAACCCCTATCGCAGAAGCGCATTACGCTCAATTTATATCGAGCATCATTCATGATAACAATATGTTGCACTGTGACCGAAAAGCCATGAGTCGAATTATTGAGTACAGCTCTCGACAAGCTGAAGACCAAGATAAATTATCACTGCACTCTCTCGATATTGCGAACCTTTTACGTGAAACCAATTACTGTGCACGTTTAGCCAATGCCAC
Coding sequences within:
- a CDS encoding DUF350 domain-containing protein is translated as MYEFDGLTMWTTQALIIDFIIIIALFVSLKMIKGWVSNLHANDEIAKRDNFAFGISFAAGLAGLAIVLTGVTSGDFADSLFEEATQMTGYGLLAIALIKAGHFFQDKVTLQKVSLHDEIVKGNVTAAFVDFGHVVTVAIVVRSALIWVLTEGWHGLPVVIAAFVVANVIMLLVSKYRVRLFKRTGDCLQQLILDDNLAVGIRYAGFLVGSGLAITAATGLAPYAADNIGLSLMYWAFFAVISVIIFSILQLITIKVILSGVDIADEVIRQKNIGVAVISATVSFSVGLTMATLLGS
- a CDS encoding CHAD domain-containing protein, which codes for MSMIKPWKLISLLFILQLLAGCESKLEQTQVTITQGITKTQGDIDRLGQAIERGSVRNARLLAEYAAVLKQQKPELTRIANLIAEDATRQGPLYQNLTMRLGDVQSETVTLENANALLDEITRIQEAAKLSLFNDALTDPINVLADMSDGQLARVGAISQMAEKSGGDGTDYGAGSQMVGNPNYGGWQSGSGGTSFWQWYGMYRMFGDLTNRVEYSNWSRNRRYSYYSDYGRSRYTSPKQSVQQAAVETRTRKSFQRKGQSFSSPYAKKRTGSAGLSRSSYTPTKTVSSYAKPKKSFTSSNKPASNKATSNTGSFRNSGSRTSRGVSRGK
- a CDS encoding fatty acid cis/trans isomerase, yielding MSRSVFFILFMLLSGCAGVLVVNYDVMYGAEEVQDRIVPPLSSQASTYLNDVQPLLNQRCVVCHGCYDAPCQLKLTSPEGIDRGLSKALVHSGSRLRSVLPTRLYDDATSIQAWREKGFTSVLNERKQVEEANLMASVLYRSLVLKQRDALSGQAVSGKVLPDSYDFSLNREQQCSTINEFDEYELKHPTGGMPYGLPALNNDEFSLLSSWLTKGAKMSPLPALSEDILAQITYWETWLNQPSLKNQLVSRYIYEHLFLSHMYFSELDAAYSTQLDMDYFKLVRSKTPPGQPIDIIATRRPYDDPKVDRVYYRLQRERETILAKTHLPYALNTARMSTFEEIFYQPNYNVTHFPSYKAEVASNPFITFEAIPPQSRYKFMLQEAQNTIMGFIKGPVCRGQIAVNVIDDHFWVFFVAREAQAGLNSDNFLSQQKAHLRLPAESESDAGLVVNWFQYSQAQNNYLDAKQQKVNELFEQDSLLDLHLIWDGRNLTKANQDKKGNDNAALTIFRHFDSATVVKGLVGQQPKTAWLIDYPLLERIHYLLVAGFDVYGNVGHQLNTRLYMDFLRMEAEFNFLNLLPKESRQKEHDYWYRDEGINLKEYLEDNDHFVAKDTDINYKTKDHKTELFGLLEQRLAKVLPSQYALLQPGTPSKETALMRVLTALEGAPINQLPEISVLLVNDGSKKRVYTLLKNVAHSNMSSLLDEESNLLPAEDTLTVVSGIIGDYPSVYLTVEADKLPTFVAHLAAMRTADDYAAWLDNYGVRRSDPRFWQHSDMIQALNQQLQPINAGLLDYNRLQNR
- a CDS encoding response regulator transcription factor: MPKTRILIVEDDHEIARLTAMYLNSEGYETKVINDGAIALSTIKQYQPNLLILDLMLPGLSGMEICAQARNFFKEPILVLTACDDELSEVSLLKLGADDYLTKPVRPHIMAARITALLRRTTRHQKSRYNTIELKRLKIDPRRQRVEFRGKALELTDSEYDLLLLLTKNVGQIISREECCQQLRGIDHDFSDRSIDMRISGLRKKLNIDCSTQQIIKTVRNKGYMLINE
- a CDS encoding ATP-binding protein, yielding MNIFAYQKDTEHFYTNTMQVYRELESQRNSVSMSADDFYQRAEIDLYNYNIEKITLLKSLSPCQKCEYIKTMNKVDIYMQESNEYLAVYRLSNAIAAITISEDLYDANVEKGVGDDIILLGTFAFMLFLIALNLYRPIRKLQLQINHLVAINHTFGNGDLTARVDIKTTPLLHDLSTSFNAMAKAITERVDEGAIFAQALPHEVRTPLSRIQLAVGLLKQDLKQKKHTDLLDSIDDYVDDMVELSEQITTFSRVSSKHSCCNEDEQSIELAHFIHSRIMLYDTHSNINISFHAEDESTIQSSPMCLRLAFDNLLKNMLNHASSHVEVNVIQLAKTIKITVEDDGPGIPPENYHQIFIPFARLDKSRSRKTGGLGLGLPIAKSASKRLGGRIIVSKSKLGGAKFTLIIPTQAKKQGLI
- a CDS encoding PolC-type DNA polymerase III codes for the protein MIANADTLIILDFETTGLSPDMGDRAIEIGAVKIENGEITGRFQELMHPGRRVSGFIANYTGITNSMLEDAAPCEEVMHRFADFIQGYNLVAHNASFDKRFLDAELTRIDRHYDGEFSCSLLVARRILQDAPSHKLGELIKYTNIPSEGGFHRALFDSEMTTKLWLVMLDEIKSRCNLAIVPFTLVQKIAKTPKKSVDKVLSRYTN
- a CDS encoding Lon protease family protein; protein product: MSIKPLSCSQLYRASTLSELSENCKSTKHLQPLDQIIGQDRAQQAVEFAMSIKEKGYNIYALGNNGLGKRTMVLRYLNRHEPNGHHSNLNCSLNNSAVFDWCYVVNFDNARHPKVLKLPAGQGQQFKKDVENLIHRLVKALPMAFDNEIYFARSDKLKNQLEEKQEAVLQNLTKLAQQHSISLTLTAQGDYQLTAVDAKGEAYTEEGFDQLSDKERKHFETNISELESKLRDIIRQLTVWEEEFSDKLQKLDEQIALEVLVHCTTTLKDKYNQQPEIKAHLSAMNKDILTNLEIFIESSDDDISLAYAALDKKMPRRYQVNVLVSQKTDGFPIVVEESPNYHTIFGYIENATFKGTVFTDASLIRSGSLHKANGGVLMMDAVKVLERPYVWDGLKRALRANKLNLSSLEREVSLSGTISLDPEPIPLSVKIILFGDYQTYRLLQQYDPEFKELFRVTADFEDVMPRTPIAEAHYAQFISSIIHDNNMLHCDRKAMSRIIEYSSRQAEDQDKLSLHSLDIANLLRETNYCARLANATLIRKHHVEQALANKQQRASRLQDYLLQSFVNGSTLIDISGKKVGQINALSVIATSEHQFGIPGRITATASFGEGEIFDIERQVKLGGNIHSKGVMILSAYLASAFGKTAKIPLTTRLTFEQSYGEVDGDSASLAECCAIISAFSQLPLRQDIAITGSMDQFGHAQPIGGVNEKIEGFFDVCVSKGALATQGVIIPQANVHNLMLRNDVVEAVENETFHIWAIDHVKEAVNLFTNMIAGEAYDNEEYPEHSVFGITQLRLNKLRDVKSNT